One Tolypothrix bouteillei VB521301 DNA window includes the following coding sequences:
- a CDS encoding class I SAM-dependent methyltransferase — MDIFFEIYKDLPRQGPGNNESTRKMFSLLTDLPPSPSILDVGCGTGMQTIELAKLIDGNITAVDNHQPYLEQLNNQALAQGLSEKVLTVNASMFSLEFEEKSFDVIWSEGAIYIIGFEKGLQTWQPLLKAKGYLVVSEISWLKSNPPIEVQKYWQANYPNIQTIESNLRIVEDLGYTKVGHFVLPESGWWDSYYTPLETRIRLLREQYKDNEAMNKELDNSLLEIKFYRKYSDWYGYVFYLIQVP, encoded by the coding sequence ATGGACATTTTTTTTGAGATTTATAAAGACTTGCCGAGACAAGGACCGGGTAATAACGAATCAACTCGAAAGATGTTTTCACTGCTAACAGATTTACCACCCAGTCCATCTATTTTAGATGTTGGCTGTGGAACTGGTATGCAAACCATTGAATTAGCTAAATTGATAGATGGTAACATCACAGCTGTAGATAACCATCAACCCTATTTAGAACAATTAAACAACCAAGCTCTTGCTCAAGGATTGTCAGAGAAAGTTTTGACTGTTAATGCATCAATGTTTTCTCTGGAGTTTGAAGAGAAAAGTTTTGACGTTATTTGGTCAGAAGGTGCTATTTATATTATTGGTTTTGAAAAGGGGCTTCAAACTTGGCAGCCTCTTTTAAAAGCTAAAGGGTATTTGGTAGTATCGGAAATTTCTTGGTTGAAGTCCAATCCTCCTATTGAAGTTCAGAAATATTGGCAAGCTAATTATCCCAATATACAAACAATTGAAAGCAATCTGAGGATTGTGGAAGATTTAGGATACACAAAAGTTGGACATTTTGTTCTTCCTGAGTCTGGATGGTGGGATAGTTACTATACACCTTTAGAAACAAGAATAAGGTTGTTACGAGAGCAATACAAAGACAATGAAGCAATGAATAAGGAATTAGATAACTCTTTATTAGAAATAAAATTTTATCGCAAGTATTCTGACTGGTATGGATATGTTTTTTATTTAATACAAGTTCCTTAA
- a CDS encoding SPFH domain-containing protein, translated as MEQKIKEFPAFKVNGFIMLAVVVALTLVGGWYLWSRVQGLEALLARGLKITDFIGSEDSAAEFLAWLTATLLVVIVPSLSGFFSVEPNQAVVLVLFGKYMGTVRESGFWWTNPFASKQKISLRVRNFNSKIIKVNDAEGSPIEIAAVVVWQVFDSAKSKFAVDDCEEFVAIQSETAIRSLAIRYPYDAPDETETPSLRGIPDEIAHALQKELQARLEMTGVEVIEARLSHLAYAPEIAQMMLRRQQAKALIDARRQIVEGAVGMVNEALNRLSREQMIDLDDERKASMINNLLVVLTSEQTAQPVINAGTLYN; from the coding sequence ATGGAACAGAAAATCAAGGAATTTCCAGCGTTCAAGGTCAACGGCTTCATCATGCTTGCTGTGGTAGTTGCGCTTACGCTAGTGGGAGGGTGGTATCTTTGGTCTCGCGTGCAGGGACTGGAAGCTTTGTTGGCAAGAGGCTTGAAAATTACTGATTTCATCGGTAGTGAGGATAGTGCTGCAGAGTTTCTTGCTTGGTTGACGGCTACACTCCTGGTTGTTATCGTCCCATCGCTGTCAGGCTTCTTTAGTGTTGAGCCCAACCAAGCAGTGGTGTTGGTGCTGTTTGGGAAATACATGGGAACCGTCCGGGAATCTGGCTTTTGGTGGACAAATCCCTTTGCTAGCAAACAAAAGATTTCGCTGCGAGTTCGCAACTTCAATAGCAAAATCATTAAAGTTAACGATGCTGAAGGGAGTCCGATTGAAATTGCGGCGGTTGTTGTCTGGCAAGTTTTTGATTCAGCTAAGTCAAAGTTTGCAGTGGATGACTGTGAAGAATTTGTTGCTATTCAGAGTGAAACAGCCATTCGGTCTTTAGCCATACGATATCCCTACGACGCTCCAGATGAAACAGAAACGCCTTCCCTACGGGGAATTCCCGATGAAATCGCTCACGCTTTACAAAAAGAACTCCAAGCCCGTTTGGAAATGACAGGTGTAGAAGTGATTGAAGCACGGCTCTCGCACCTTGCCTATGCACCAGAAATTGCTCAAATGATGTTGCGAAGACAGCAAGCGAAAGCCTTAATTGATGCGCGACGGCAGATTGTCGAGGGTGCAGTGGGGATGGTGAATGAAGCGTTGAATCGTCTCAGTCGCGAACAAATGATTGATTTGGACGACGAGCGCAAAGCTTCAATGATTAATAATCTGTTGGTTGTTTTAACCTCCGAGCAAACCGCTCAACCCGTTATCAATGCTGGAACGCTTTATAACTAA
- a CDS encoding alpha-D-glucose phosphate-specific phosphoglucomutase, which translates to MVIKTAPTQPFTDQKPGTSGLRKKVTVFQKPHYLENFVQSIFDSLQGYQGQTLVLGGDGRYYNRQAIQTILKMASANGFGRVMVGQGGILSTPATSAIIRKYGTFGGIILSASHNPGGPEGDFGIKYNIDNGGPAPEKVTEAIYARTKEIDSYKILEASDVDIDTLGETKLGEMVVQVIDSVTDYTELMQSLFDFDRIRALITNGQFRMCVDSLHAVTGPYAHKIFEEHLGAPKGTVQNGKPLEDFGGGHPDPNLVYAHDLVEILFGDNAPDFGAASDGDGDRNMILGRNFFVTPSDSLAILAANAKLVPGYSSGLAGIARSMPTSQAPDKVAKHLGIDCYETPTGWKFFGNLLDAGRATLCGEESFGTGSNHIREKDGLWAVLFWLNILAVRQQSVEEIVKEHWRIYGRNYYSRHDYEEVDSDRANTLITNLRSSVPNLKGKRFGAYEVEYGDDFSYTDPIDGSVSQKQGVRIGFTDGSRIVFRLSGTGTQGATLRVYLESYESNLAKQNLDPQEALAELIAIADEIAQIRTLTGMDKPTVIT; encoded by the coding sequence ATGGTTATTAAAACAGCACCCACTCAGCCGTTTACCGACCAGAAACCAGGTACATCTGGGTTGCGAAAGAAAGTAACTGTCTTTCAAAAGCCTCATTACTTGGAAAACTTTGTTCAATCCATATTTGATAGTCTGCAAGGATATCAAGGTCAAACTCTGGTTTTAGGTGGCGATGGTCGCTACTACAATCGTCAGGCAATTCAAACCATACTCAAAATGGCATCCGCCAATGGTTTTGGGAGAGTGATGGTCGGTCAAGGCGGTATTCTTTCTACCCCGGCTACCTCTGCTATTATTCGGAAGTATGGCACTTTTGGCGGGATTATTCTCTCTGCAAGCCACAACCCCGGCGGACCAGAAGGGGATTTTGGCATAAAGTATAACATTGATAATGGCGGTCCTGCACCGGAAAAGGTCACAGAAGCTATCTATGCTCGTACTAAAGAGATCGATAGTTATAAAATTTTGGAAGCTTCTGATGTAGATATTGATACATTAGGAGAAACAAAATTAGGTGAAATGGTGGTGCAGGTGATTGATTCTGTAACAGATTATACAGAATTAATGCAGTCTTTATTTGATTTTGACCGCATCCGGGCGCTAATAACTAACGGGCAATTCCGGATGTGTGTGGACTCACTCCACGCAGTTACGGGTCCCTATGCTCACAAGATTTTTGAGGAGCATTTGGGCGCACCAAAAGGAACAGTGCAGAATGGCAAGCCTTTGGAAGATTTTGGCGGCGGACACCCAGACCCTAACTTAGTCTACGCTCACGATCTAGTGGAAATCCTGTTTGGAGACAATGCTCCTGATTTCGGTGCAGCATCAGATGGAGATGGCGATCGCAACATGATTCTCGGTCGCAACTTCTTTGTGACTCCTAGCGATAGCCTAGCAATACTCGCAGCAAATGCTAAATTAGTTCCAGGGTATAGTTCCGGTCTTGCTGGAATTGCCCGTTCTATGCCTACAAGTCAAGCACCAGATAAGGTGGCAAAACATCTCGGCATAGATTGCTATGAAACGCCAACGGGTTGGAAATTCTTTGGCAACTTGCTAGATGCAGGTCGAGCCACCTTGTGTGGAGAAGAAAGTTTTGGTACCGGTTCCAACCACATTCGCGAAAAAGATGGGTTGTGGGCGGTTTTGTTCTGGCTGAATATTTTAGCAGTTCGCCAACAGTCAGTTGAGGAGATTGTCAAAGAACACTGGAGAATCTACGGTCGCAATTACTACTCGCGCCATGATTATGAAGAAGTGGATAGCGATCGCGCCAACACGCTCATAACCAATTTGCGTTCTAGCGTACCAAACCTCAAAGGAAAGCGTTTTGGTGCTTATGAAGTAGAATACGGAGACGACTTCAGCTATACAGATCCAATCGATGGCAGTGTCAGCCAGAAGCAGGGCGTTCGCATTGGCTTCACCGATGGTTCGCGGATTGTCTTCCGTCTCTCTGGAACGGGTACGCAGGGAGCAACCTTAAGGGTTTATCTAGAAAGTTACGAATCAAACTTAGCAAAACAGAACCTAGATCCCCAAGAAGCTCTAGCAGAGTTGATTGCTATAGCGGATGAAATTGCCCAAATCCGTACTTTGACAGGAATGGACAAGCCAACTGTGATTACTTGA
- a CDS encoding Uma2 family endonuclease produces MTTLLIQTQSVPLTVNIPSIKSMTVEQFYEFCQANRDLRIERNVSGEVIIMPPAFSDTGNRNFKIAVQLGNWAEQDGTGESFDSSAGFTLPNGATRSPDASWIKLERWNALSEEQKASFAPICPDFVIELRSKSDTLNELQSKMQEYIDNGASLGWLIDRKNRKVYTYRPNQEPEILDNPETVSGEPVLPGFVLRMAKIW; encoded by the coding sequence ATGACGACGCTATTAATTCAAACCCAAAGCGTCCCACTGACGGTTAATATTCCTTCTATCAAATCGATGACTGTTGAACAGTTCTACGAATTCTGTCAAGCAAATCGCGATTTAAGAATTGAGCGTAATGTCAGTGGGGAAGTTATCATTATGCCACCAGCTTTTTCAGATACAGGTAATCGCAACTTCAAGATTGCCGTACAACTGGGGAATTGGGCAGAACAAGATGGAACAGGCGAGTCCTTTGACTCCAGTGCTGGCTTTACCCTTCCCAATGGGGCAACTCGCTCCCCCGATGCCTCATGGATTAAACTAGAGCGATGGAATGCCCTGAGCGAAGAACAAAAAGCTTCATTTGCTCCGATTTGCCCAGATTTCGTGATTGAGTTACGCTCTAAGAGCGATACCCTCAATGAATTGCAATCCAAAATGCAGGAATACATTGACAATGGTGCATCATTAGGCTGGTTAATCGATCGCAAAAACCGCAAAGTCTACACCTACCGCCCCAATCAAGAACCAGAAATCTTGGATAATCCCGAAACAGTGAGCGGCGAACCAGTGCTACCGGGATTTGTCTTGCGGATGGCAAAAATTTGGTAA
- a CDS encoding IS607 family transposase, producing the protein MWKVSEFGDLVGISPSTLRRWEEEGKLIPERTLGNQRIYNESHLAIAKSLKSGKYPTRVVIYCRVSSNNQKEDLLSQVKAMESFCLAQGVSVTQTMQEIGGGLNFKRPKFLQIIQWAIAGELKSLYVAHKDRLCRFGFDLVEQIVLWGGGNIIVVDKK; encoded by the coding sequence ATGTGGAAAGTATCTGAGTTTGGTGATTTAGTGGGGATTTCGCCATCTACATTAAGACGGTGGGAAGAGGAGGGTAAGTTAATCCCAGAAAGAACATTAGGTAATCAACGAATTTATAATGAATCCCATTTAGCAATAGCTAAAAGTTTGAAGTCAGGTAAATACCCAACCAGGGTTGTTATATACTGCCGAGTCTCATCAAACAACCAAAAAGAAGATTTACTGAGCCAAGTAAAAGCAATGGAAAGCTTTTGCTTGGCTCAAGGTGTTTCTGTGACACAAACAATGCAGGAGATTGGAGGAGGATTAAACTTCAAGCGTCCAAAATTTCTGCAAATTATTCAATGGGCGATTGCAGGTGAATTAAAAAGCTTGTATGTAGCACACAAAGATAGGTTATGTAGGTTTGGGTTCGATTTGGTTGAGCAGATTGTACTGTGGGGTGGAGGCAATATTATTGTTGTGGACAAGAAGTAG
- a CDS encoding glutathione S-transferase family protein, which produces MTQLTLVIGNKNYSSWSLRPWLAMRQFGLEFNEIRIPLDTPETAAQMQKYSPTRRVPVLMHGDLTVWDSLAICEYLAEEYPNLHLWPQKKAARAIARCICAEMHSGFPNLRQKMPMNCRSRFPGKGMTSEVLKDIDRINNIWRECRQNFGAGGNMLFGNFTIADAMYAPVVSRFITYGVELDAVCKTYMEAVLALPAMQEWLKAASFETEIIHAEEIYQ; this is translated from the coding sequence ATGACACAACTAACGCTGGTCATCGGCAACAAAAACTATTCGTCTTGGTCATTGCGTCCCTGGTTGGCTATGAGGCAATTCGGATTGGAGTTTAACGAAATTCGCATTCCTCTTGACACACCAGAGACGGCAGCACAAATGCAGAAATACTCTCCAACAAGAAGAGTTCCAGTGTTAATGCATGGAGATTTGACCGTGTGGGATTCTCTTGCCATCTGTGAATATTTGGCAGAAGAGTATCCCAATCTGCATTTATGGCCTCAAAAAAAAGCTGCACGAGCAATAGCCCGTTGTATCTGTGCGGAAATGCACTCCGGTTTTCCAAACTTACGGCAAAAGATGCCAATGAATTGTCGGAGTCGATTTCCTGGCAAGGGAATGACTTCTGAAGTGCTAAAGGATATTGACAGAATTAACAATATCTGGCGGGAATGCCGTCAAAATTTTGGAGCAGGGGGAAATATGCTGTTTGGCAACTTTACCATTGCTGATGCTATGTATGCTCCTGTCGTTTCGCGCTTCATAACTTACGGTGTGGAGTTAGATGCTGTTTGCAAAACCTATATGGAAGCCGTGTTAGCCCTACCTGCAATGCAGGAGTGGCTGAAAGCGGCTTCATTTGAGACGGAAATTATTCATGCTGAGGAGATTTATCAATAA
- a CDS encoding response regulator transcription factor has protein sequence MLILLVEDDLAQLEPLRAALIKAGHTVDGIEDGETAQWLLSQKDYDLLILDWMLPKVSGINLCQEYRRAGKTAPVLMLTAKDSTSDKVYGLDSGADDYLVKPIDIIELLARVRALRRRSPLWNGDRLTLADLHLDLNNLTIERNQASTQLSGREFQLMEYLMRHPRQILSHTQIEQALWGWGTEPESNAVTTLVRRLRQRLQIIDAKDWLESVYGVGYRLNVPEN, from the coding sequence ATGTTAATCCTTTTAGTTGAAGATGACTTAGCTCAATTAGAACCTTTGCGAGCTGCACTTATTAAAGCAGGACATACTGTTGATGGTATAGAAGATGGAGAAACAGCCCAGTGGCTTTTATCTCAAAAAGATTATGACTTATTGATATTAGACTGGATGTTGCCAAAGGTAAGCGGTATCAATCTTTGCCAGGAATACCGACGGGCTGGAAAAACAGCTCCAGTATTAATGCTCACTGCCAAAGATAGTACTTCCGATAAAGTTTACGGTTTGGACTCTGGGGCTGACGATTACTTGGTCAAGCCAATAGATATTATAGAATTGTTAGCCCGAGTACGAGCATTACGAAGACGTTCTCCATTGTGGAATGGCGATCGCCTGACACTTGCAGATTTACATTTAGATTTAAACAATTTAACTATTGAGCGCAATCAAGCCAGTACCCAGTTATCCGGGCGCGAGTTTCAACTGATGGAGTATTTGATGCGCCATCCCCGCCAGATTCTATCCCACACTCAAATTGAACAAGCATTGTGGGGATGGGGGACAGAACCAGAAAGTAACGCAGTCACCACTTTGGTACGTCGGTTGCGACAGCGCTTGCAAATTATTGACGCTAAGGACTGGCTAGAAAGCGTCTATGGTGTGGGGTATCGCCTTAATGTTCCTGAAAATTAG
- a CDS encoding trypsin-like peptidase domain-containing protein: MKKQLSNLSLVSFGALTAILGAHFMPTNPVLSEPTSIAAAPTSIVENNFVSNAVERTGPAVVRIDSTRTVRSRYYGRRVAQGTGSGFIIRSNGLILTNAHVIDGADTVKVTLKDGRSFTGRVLGEDRTTDVAVIKIQSNNLPTVSIGNSDQLKPGEWAIAIGNPLGLDNTVTVGIISATERSSRAVGAGNRGVGFIQTDAAINPGNSGGPLLNQRGQVIGMNTAIIQGAQGLGFAIPINTAQQIANQLIAQAS, encoded by the coding sequence ATGAAAAAACAATTATCTAACTTATCCCTCGTATCTTTTGGAGCATTAACAGCTATTTTAGGCGCACATTTCATGCCCACAAATCCAGTTCTTTCCGAACCTACATCAATTGCTGCTGCTCCTACAAGCATTGTAGAAAATAACTTTGTTTCTAATGCCGTTGAAAGAACTGGACCCGCAGTCGTGCGGATAGACTCCACCCGCACTGTGAGAAGCCGATATTATGGTAGGCGCGTAGCACAAGGAACGGGTTCGGGATTTATTATTCGATCCAACGGTCTGATTCTGACCAACGCTCACGTTATTGATGGTGCAGACACGGTAAAGGTAACACTCAAAGATGGTCGAAGTTTCACAGGTAGAGTGTTAGGGGAAGATAGAACAACAGATGTTGCTGTGATTAAAATTCAGTCGAATAATCTCCCGACTGTTAGTATTGGTAATTCCGATCAACTGAAACCGGGGGAATGGGCGATCGCAATTGGCAATCCTTTAGGTTTGGATAACACCGTGACGGTTGGTATCATCAGTGCAACAGAGCGATCGAGCCGTGCGGTGGGTGCGGGAAATAGAGGAGTTGGGTTTATTCAGACGGATGCTGCTATTAACCCCGGTAACTCTGGCGGACCATTACTCAATCAACGCGGACAAGTCATTGGGATGAATACCGCCATCATTCAAGGTGCTCAAGGGCTGGGCTTTGCCATTCCCATTAATACAGCCCAGCAAATTGCCAATCAATTGATTGCTCAAGCTAGTTAG
- a CDS encoding M28 family peptidase, with product MIAFNNIQKKPWLKIALMGALIWLPTACGVRSNSVGEIIVSPSVAQTTNSNRTLADVEALVNLGPRVAGTPVMEKASSYLVDEYRKAGYVTEVQTFTYSKFQDNGSNLTINGETIKGIALNGTIPGNLNAPLIAVPNFGRKADFAAVNVTGAIAIVQRGEIRFSEKAKNALAAGAVGLVIVNNKSGDVYGSLAEEVKIPVLAISREKGDRILQQVQRVAQNASLKVDAQKRNVTGRNVIAHLEGVTQPKILLGAHYDSVAGSPGANDNASGTAVLLSLARNMSKTQTARQAWFVAFDGEEDGLQGARAFVKTAKPQFLSDLKAMMNFDMVGVNNQLGIGGSSSLTKFAQKMKPGIKIFGSSDGSDHAAFASKNVPILFFYRGQEPNYHTPNDKKVNPKLLDETTQAGLDIIQQILNATTSN from the coding sequence ATGATTGCGTTCAACAATATCCAAAAAAAACCCTGGTTAAAAATTGCACTGATGGGTGCTTTAATTTGGCTTCCTACAGCCTGTGGAGTCCGCTCCAATAGTGTTGGGGAAATTATTGTCTCTCCATCGGTTGCACAAACGACAAACTCCAACCGAACTCTTGCAGATGTAGAAGCTCTAGTGAATTTAGGTCCAAGAGTCGCTGGTACACCAGTGATGGAAAAAGCTAGCTCTTACCTTGTGGATGAGTATCGTAAAGCAGGTTATGTAACAGAAGTTCAAACTTTTACTTATTCTAAGTTTCAAGATAATGGTTCTAATCTGACAATTAATGGAGAGACTATCAAGGGAATAGCGCTCAATGGCACAATCCCCGGAAACTTAAATGCTCCACTTATCGCAGTTCCTAACTTTGGACGAAAAGCTGATTTTGCCGCAGTTAATGTCACTGGAGCAATTGCCATCGTGCAACGCGGAGAAATTCGCTTCTCAGAAAAAGCAAAAAATGCCTTGGCGGCTGGAGCGGTGGGTTTAGTTATTGTCAATAATAAATCGGGCGATGTATATGGGAGCTTGGCAGAGGAAGTCAAAATTCCAGTGCTGGCGATTTCACGAGAGAAAGGCGATCGCATACTTCAACAAGTACAAAGAGTAGCACAAAATGCCAGTTTAAAAGTTGATGCTCAAAAGCGTAATGTTACCGGACGCAATGTTATTGCCCATCTTGAAGGCGTAACTCAACCAAAAATTCTTCTTGGTGCTCACTACGACTCCGTAGCTGGTTCACCGGGTGCAAACGATAATGCTTCAGGAACAGCAGTTTTATTATCTCTTGCTCGTAATATGTCAAAGACGCAAACTGCTCGTCAAGCCTGGTTTGTAGCTTTTGATGGCGAGGAAGATGGACTCCAAGGAGCGCGAGCTTTTGTCAAGACAGCCAAACCGCAGTTTCTTTCAGACTTAAAAGCCATGATGAACTTCGATATGGTTGGAGTTAACAATCAACTAGGTATTGGTGGTAGCTCTTCCCTAACAAAATTTGCCCAAAAAATGAAGCCAGGAATAAAAATCTTTGGTTCTAGCGATGGTAGCGACCATGCAGCGTTTGCTAGCAAAAATGTACCAATTCTTTTCTTCTACCGAGGACAAGAACCAAACTACCACACACCCAATGATAAGAAAGTCAATCCAAAATTACTAGACGAAACAACGCAAGCAGGTTTAGACATTATCCAACAAATTCTCAACGCAACAACTAGCAATTAG
- a CDS encoding sensor histidine kinase codes for MFARSRRNLAYLFTISMGSILVAFTAIAYYLVVQQQLQAFDERLYSTSKTLVRGIQYPTYNQRWQYKQKEVPMFGDTLPPVNSDIVYVRLYNYEKELIYAPGIARSVRPSATPGFQTIKITSNRSRITPYQEWVREITLPITQNENVIGYIQVAVPLTPLRHSLNKARLFLTLGVPVSLALVGITGWFLGGLAMQPALRAYEQLQRFTADASHELRAPVAAILSNAQVALMPPQDEAEQLYRLENIVEIAKSMSSLINNLLFLARQDRPLDITKLKTIDIVELLQTLAKEYQKQATAQNLNFTVQLPQQPVYLKVDADLLKQAVVNLLNNALKYTLEGGIVTLRLLTPPHRVILQVEDTGIGIPEEDLSHIFERFYRVDTVRSRQTGGFGLGLAIAQQIVQAHQGNLTVKSIFGQGSVFEIEIPLKGKS; via the coding sequence ATGTTTGCTCGCAGCCGTCGCAATCTTGCATATTTGTTCACCATATCGATGGGGAGTATTCTTGTCGCCTTTACTGCTATAGCTTATTACTTGGTTGTTCAACAGCAACTACAGGCTTTTGATGAAAGGCTTTACTCTACAAGTAAAACACTTGTCAGGGGTATACAATACCCCACATATAATCAACGATGGCAGTACAAGCAAAAAGAAGTTCCCATGTTTGGTGATACTTTACCACCCGTTAACAGTGATATTGTTTATGTACGTTTGTATAATTATGAGAAAGAACTGATATACGCGCCCGGTATCGCACGTTCGGTAAGACCGAGCGCGACTCCTGGTTTTCAAACCATCAAAATTACTAGCAACCGATCTAGAATAACTCCCTACCAAGAGTGGGTTCGAGAAATTACGTTACCTATTACACAGAATGAAAATGTAATTGGATACATTCAAGTCGCTGTTCCTCTAACACCTCTACGTCATAGCTTAAACAAGGCAAGGTTATTTTTGACACTAGGCGTTCCCGTAAGTTTAGCATTAGTAGGTATAACTGGGTGGTTTTTAGGAGGGCTTGCGATGCAACCCGCTCTTCGAGCCTACGAACAACTACAGCGCTTTACAGCGGATGCATCCCATGAATTGCGTGCTCCTGTTGCTGCTATTTTAAGTAATGCACAAGTGGCTCTCATGCCTCCACAAGATGAAGCAGAGCAGCTTTATCGTTTGGAAAATATCGTTGAGATTGCTAAATCAATGAGCTCTCTCATCAACAATCTATTGTTTCTCGCTCGCCAAGACAGACCCCTAGATATTACCAAACTCAAGACTATCGATATTGTTGAACTCCTACAAACACTGGCAAAAGAATATCAGAAACAAGCCACAGCACAAAATCTCAACTTTACCGTTCAACTACCCCAACAACCCGTATATCTTAAAGTGGATGCAGATTTATTAAAACAGGCTGTTGTCAATTTACTCAACAATGCCTTGAAATACACTCTTGAAGGGGGTATAGTAACGCTAAGGCTGCTGACACCACCCCATCGGGTTATTCTTCAGGTAGAAGATACCGGTATTGGTATTCCAGAAGAAGATTTATCCCATATTTTTGAACGGTTCTACCGAGTCGATACAGTGCGATCGCGTCAAACAGGTGGTTTTGGGTTAGGATTGGCAATTGCCCAGCAAATTGTACAAGCGCATCAAGGAAACCTCACAGTTAAGAGCATCTTCGGTCAAGGTTCCGTATTTGAGATAGAAATTCCGCTCAAAGGGAAGAGTTAG